The Rhodospirillales bacterium genome includes the window CGTGTATGGCGGCAATATTTCCATCTTCTCTGCGAACCAGAAAAACAAGCGCGCTCAGGGTCTCCCCGGTTTCTCTGGCAAGACGCCATTTGCTAACGTCATAGCCGGTTTTGAAGTGGTCATACATTAACAGCTCCGAGCGCAGCATCTGTATGTGATTGGACGACATATTGCCCGGATAAACCCGGTAGCCGATCAGGTAATAGGGCACGCAGACATAATCATGCTCATAGGCCAGCTGTAACTGGACCAGATAATCCTCGCAGCCTTGCGCACCGTTATTCCGCAGATGAGAGGCATATCCACCGACTTTGATCAGGGCGTCTTTCCGGACGGTTATTCCGCTGCCGTTACCGACAAGGTTTCTTTCAAGTTGTTTCAGGAAGACATTACCGGAAAAATCAAGAACAGATGATTTTCCCAGAACTTTTCCTTCTTTATCAATGACATGAAAGGGCGAGTACGCCACAGCGGTCTGTGGTCCGGCCGCTTCCAAAGCCGCGACATGCATGGCTATTCTTTGCGGATGCCAGAGATCATCGGCGTCCATAGGGGCAATGTAAGAACCCTGCGCCGCGGCAATCGCGGTATTACGCGCGGCGGCCACGCCGGCGTTCTTCTGGCGGATGATCTTGATGTTGTCATGCTTGTCGGCTATGGCATCCAGCAAGGCGGGCGTGCCATCGGTTGACCCGTCATCAACGATGATAATTTCCAGGTTTTTATATGTTTGCGCCAAAACGGAATCGATTGTCTCGGTGATCGTGGTTTCGGCGTTGTAGGCCGGAATAATGACGGTAACCAGCGAAGTGCTCATTTAAAAATTCCCTGCGCAAAAGGCGAATAACAAAAACCAGTGTTGATTAACGAAGATAATGTTATTGCGATAATGATAGGCTGAGCAAGGAAAATATAAGGCCGGGAGTATCCGAAGTCCTTTGTGGAAAAGGCCGCAGAAAAACTTGGCGTGATTTTACAAAACTGTTTATAGTCGGCTCATTCAGGTAATAAAACAGTGATACGAGGCCGTCGACATGAGTTCTGCCATGCAAAAGCCCTCTCGTCCCGGCAAGATGGGGCGTGATAATCAGGTAATCCAGTTGTTAAATCAACTGGGGACGCGTCTGGTCCGCAGCGAAAAAGAGCGCCGGGCTATGCAAAACATGCTGGCCGAGCACAAGGAAATGTTTGCCGATATGGAAGACCGCGCCATGTTGGGCGAAAAGGCCTATATTGGCCTGCAGAACCAGATTGCCAAACGTGAAAGCGCCGAGCGCGCGCTTTTGATTCGTCAGCAAAAGATGGAAAAAGAGCTTCAGGACAAATTCGAGAAAATTGAAAAGGCCGCGGCTCTTGCCGATAAAATCGAAGAGGCGATCGCCCAGCAGGCGCGCCTGAACCGCCGCCTTGATAAAATACATCAGGACAAAACCCGGATGATCCGCAAACTCGACCAGATCGAGGAAGTTGTGGCGGAAACCCAGGAAACCGTCCGGTCAGGCGCTTTGGTCACGATGGATGACGCCGGTAAAGACAAATCTGACGACGCGCCATGGTGGCAGCGCTCTTTTCATGTGCAGGCAATCGGCATGGCGGCGACGATTCTGGTTGCCGGTATTGTCGGGTGGAGCGCCAGCAGCTTGCAACAAAGCATGACGACCCGTGGCGCGGCCTCCTCCACCGTCGCGGCGGCAGAAACAGCAGAGAGCAATCCTGCGGCTGATTATGCGGACAATCGCGAAGCACCTGATGAAAACGGTTTAATCATTCCGGCGTTCTCAACGGTGGGCGCTTACGAAAATCCGGAAACGATGAGCGCGGAAGAATTACTGGCCGCGATGGCCGAAGACCCGGATGCGCTGGCTGCGAAGTTGAATGCCATCGAACCGGAAGCTGCCCCTGCGGTGGTGCCGGAAGAGCCGCAGGAAATAGCAAATCAGGGGACCGGGGAAAACGATGCGATCGAGCTGGCGGCCCTGACGCCGCAGGATAAAGTTGAAACCGCGCCGCCACCGCCGCCACCGGTACAACAGGCCGTCAAGCCGCCGACCCCACCGGCAAGGGACGCGGATATTGAAAAGTTTATAGCGGACCAGAAATCAGATACGCCCGTACGTCAACGGATAGCCGAGGATAAAAACCTGCCGGCGGTTATCAAGGAAATCGAAGCGAAAGCCTTGGACGGCGTGCCGGAGGCCCAGCATGATCTCGCGGCAATTTATACGGCGGGCCATGGCGGCGTTGCCGTGGATTACAAAAAAGCAGCGCAATGGTTCCGGGAAGCGGCCATCGCCGGGGTCGGCAACGCCCGTTATAATCTCGGCGTTTTGTATCATCAGGGACTGGGCGTCGACCGTAATGTCGACGAAGCCATCCGCTGGTACCGGGCAGCGGCGGCCCTCGGTCACCCGGAAGCGCAGTATAATCTGGGGATTGCCCATATCGAAGGCATCGGGGCTGACTATAACCCGCAGGTGGCCGCCCGGTTCTTTGAGCAAGCGGCCCAAAGCGGCATTATGGAAGCTGCCTACAATCTGGGCCTGATCTATGAAAACGGGCTGCTGGGAACACCCCAGCCACAGGAAGCCATGCGCTGGTACCAAAAAGCGGCGGAACAGGGCAGCCCGGAAGCCCAAATGGCGCTCGACCAGCTAAGCAAGGCAAACAAGCCTCCCGTGGATTTGCGTTCGGGCGCGGCGGTAGCGCCGCAGACCCGGAAAACGGCAGCAGCTCCGCCTGAAGCGGAGAATATTGATCCGGAAATTCTCGATGGTCTTCACATTCCCCGCAAATTATCCTCCGCCGATATGAGCGCCGCCCCGGAAGTCAGCAACAAGGAGCGGGCTGTGGTGGCGCAGATTCAAGAACAACTGGAGCGTTTTGGCCTGTATCCAGGGCCGGCCGATGGTATCATGGGCCCGCGGACCGAAGATGCTATTCGCAGCTATCAGGCATCCTATAACCTGACGCAAGATGGCCGTGCCAGCGAGGCTTTGCTGGTGCATATGCTGACCAGTGAACTGGATGCGGCGATGGGGGATGTCGGCTCGCGCGAGGAATGATCCGCTGCGATCAATAACGTTCCGGGCGATTTAGAAGGCCGGAAGCAATCCACCATTCCGGGTGGATTTTTTTTATGCGTGCGGCGGCGGCGATGGTTTCCGCTTCGGTGCCGAACAGGCCGAAACAGGTTGCTCCGGCTCCCGACATGCGCGCCAGAACGCAGCCCTCTTGTGCCGTAAGTATATCCAGAACGGATGATATCTCCGGCACCAGCTTGACGGCTTCGTCGGTCAGGCTGTTTTCCAGCCGTGCCAGATAAGAAATCAGATCGTTCGTTTTTTCGAACCGGGCGGGCCATGTGACGGGCGTGTGATACGGGCCGTGAAAATTCTTGAAAATAGTGGCGGTACTGCAGGGCTTTCCCGGATTGATGAGCAAAACAGGAACCTCCCCCATCGGCGGGGCGGGGTGAACGGTTTCGCCAATGCCGCTGACCAGCGCCGGACGGCAGGACAGACAGACCGGCAGTTCCGCCCCGAGAGACAGCAGCAGGTCTGTCAGGTCGGGAACGGATTGGGGGCGGGTATCCCAATGCTCCAATATGCCCCAGATTGCCGTCGCCGCATCGGAAGAGCCGCCGCCCATCCCGGATGTCAGCGGCAGGTTTTTGGTCAGGGTGATCTTGAAATCCGGCGTTCGGTTTAAGGCATCCGCCAGCTTGTATACGGCGCGGACAACCAGATTGGTGGAATGAGGCGCTGTACTTAACTCTTCGGCGGAAAACCCGCCGGCAAAGGGGCCGTCAACGGCAAAATCGAAGTGCGGCGCGGGGGTAATCGTAATCTCATCGCCGACATCGACAAACCCCATCAGGGAATCGAGCAAATGATACCCGTCGGCGCGCTTGCCGGTAATATGCAGGTAAAGGTTAACCTTGGCCGGGGCGAACAGGCGGCGGACAGGGGGAGAGGGAGTCATGATGCCAGACTCTAGTTCTTGGCCTGTTTGACATCAGGCTGAAGCCCGGTGCGCAGCTTTTCTTCGATCCGGGCGCGATCTTCATCGTTTTCGGCAAAATTCCGGGCGCGTTCCCACTGGAAACGGGCCTCCAGCCGCCGTCCGACTTGCCAGTAAGCATCGCCCAGATGGTCGTTCAGCGTCGCATCATAGGGCAACAACTCCACGGCGTTTTCCAACGGCGGCAGCGCCTCTTCATAGCGGCCCATCATATAGTAAACCCAGCCCAGCGAGTCGGCGATATAGCCGTCTTGCGGCTGCAGGGCAACGGCGCGCTTGATAAGGTCAAGGGATTCCTCCAGATGCATGCCCTGATCGGCCCAGCCATAGCCAAGATAGTTGAGCAGGAAAGGATGATCCGGTCGGTAAACCAGCGCCGCTTTCAAGTCGCGTTCGGCTTTGTCCCATGCGCCTTCGCGTTCATAAGCCATGCCGCGGGCATACAGGAGATGCCAGTATTTTTCAGGAATATCCGGGCCGATCGCATCGGCGGCGCGGTTGTAATACGTCAGGGCGTCGCCGTATTTTTCATCACTCCGATACAGGTCGCCGATCCGGATCAGTGATTCAATATCGTTATTCTCGGTGAAAAGACGGTTGAGCAGCTTCATGGCGTCATCCGTCCGTCCGGCCCGGGCCATCAGGTCTGCGGCCGCGCGCTGGGTTTCGACATATTGCTCGTGATCCGGCGGAATTTGTTCCAGATGAGCGATAGCTTCATCATACCGCCCGTCATGGGCCGCCGCATTGGCCAGCATAAAATGCACATCGCTCAGGTCCGGATTGAGCGCCAAAGCCAGTTGCGCAAACAGGCGGGCGCTGGTGGCACTGTTTTCGCGGTACAAAAGATCCGCCATGTCATACATGGCCAGCGCAGCCCCTTGCGCGGCATTTTCAATTTTGAGCGGCTTCAACAGCTTCAACAAGGCGTCCGGCCCCTTGGTCAGGGCGGCAATCTTTTTGCTGACTGAATCCATCTGCCCGTTTTGCAGGGCCGTTTGCTTGTAAATATCCATGGCTTTTTCGTAGTCGCCGGACAGGGCCAGCAAATCCGCCGCTCTTTCTGCCTCGAACGGATTTATCGAAGGGGCATTAAGAATAACGTCAATAGCGGCCCTGGCCTTTTCCTTGTCACCGAGCATCAGGGCCATAAGCGCAGCGTGGAAAGCATGGATCGATGTGGCATCGAACTTGTCCATATTCAACGTCCCTTGACCGGCTTCGGCCCAGTGCAGCAGCAAGGGCTGTATGTAATCGGTAATATCGCCGATCGGCATGGCCTTCAGGTCACGGACAGCCGTGTCCATATCGTCTTTCGTCATGGCATTGACGGCGACGATCATCAGGGCCAGCGCATTTTCCGGGTCGCGGTCGACCAGTTGTTGCGCCCGCTGCGCCGCCAGAGCCAGATCCCCATAACCGGTGGCCAGAATCATGGAGCGCTTAAGAAGCTCTTCGTTGTCAGGATCGAAGACCAGAAGCTGCCCCAGATGTTCGTTGGCGCTTTTCCAGTCATTTTCCGACTGGGCAAAATGGCTGGACAGAAATTCCCCGGCCATGGTTTTGCGGGGTTCCATATGAAGGAGCTGAAGGTTGGCCCGCGCCGCGTCGGTCATAGTCTGGCCGGTATCATCGCTCGTTGTGTGGTCGGACAGCGTCCGCACGCCATACGCCGTTCCTATTGCGGCCAACAATAAAACCATAAGAAAAATTTGACGGATCATGACGTTCCTTCACGCGTTTTTCGCAGATATCTAAAAAAAACAATTATAGCATAACTACCGGAATGGCCAGTGGCTTATGTTGATTTTATGGATGGATTTACATGTTGCCGTAATTCGGCCCGCCGCCGCCCTGCGGCACGGTCCAGTTGATATTCTGGGCTGGGTCTTTGATATCACAGGTTTTACAGTGGACGCAGTTTTGGGCGTTTATAACAAAACGATCCGATCCGTTTTCTTTTATTATTTCGTAAACGCCTGCCGGGCAATAGCGCTGCGCCGGTTCGTCATATTCCGGAAGGTTTTTTTCGATCGGTACGTTTTTATCTTTTAGTTTCAAATGACTGGGCTGATTTTCTTCGTGCATGGTGTTGGACAGGTTGACTGAAGACAGCCGGTCAAACGTCAGCGTCCCATCCGGTTTCGGATAGGCGATTGGCGCGCTGCTGGCTGCTTTTTCAAGCTGTGCATAATCGGCATGGTTTTTCAGCGTGCCGGGCAATCGCCACAGCCCCAGCGTTTGAAGCGCGGCATTCATCAGGCCGGCCCACAGCCCCTTGTGAAAGCCGGGGCGGATATTGCGGACCTTGTAAAGCTCCTGCCAGACCCAGCTTTCTTTCATTTTCGCGCTGTAAGCCGGGGCGTCGAGTGATTCGGCCAGTGCCTCCGCGGCGACCATTCCGGATTTCATGGCGGTGTGATTGCCCTTGATCTTGGGCACGTTCAAAAACCCGGCCGTATCGCCAATCAACAGTCCGCCGGGAAACTCAAGCGTCGGCAGGGACTGAATCCCGCCCTCGACCAGTGCCCGCGCGCCGTAAGCGATGCGTCGTCCGCCGGCTAATGTTTTGCGAATGGCCGGATGGGTTTTAAAGCGCTGCATTTCCTCGAACGGCGACAAATAGGGGTTTTTATAATCCAGCCCGATAACAAACCCGACATAGATCTGGTTGTTTTCGGCGTGATACATGAAACTGCCGCCATAGGTATCGTTATCCAGCGGCCAGCCAATCGTATGCACAACCCGCCCTTCGTCATGGTTTTCGGGCGGAACCTCCCAGATTTCCTTGATCCCCAGCCCGTAAGTCTGGGGATCGCTGTTCTTGCGCAGGTCGAATTTTGCAATCAGTGTCTTGGTCAAGGAACCGTGACAGCCTTCCGCAAACACGGTTTGCCGGGCGTGAAGTTCAACGCCAGGCTCGAAATTGGCCGTTTTTTCGCCATCCTTGCCGATCCCCATGTCGCCGGTCGCCACGCCTTTCACCCGGCCATCCTCGTGATAAAGAACTTCCGCAGCGGCAAAACCGGGAAATATCTCGACGCCCAGAGCCTCGGCCTGACCCGCCAGCCAGCGGCCCAGCAAGCCCAGCGACATGATGTAATTACTGTGATTGCTCATCTGCGGCGGAGTGGGGAGCCTGAACGAACCTTTCCGGGTCAGGAACAAAAAGTGGTCTTTTTTCGCTTTGACCGCCAGCGGCGCGCCTTTTTCTGCCCAGTCGGGGATCAGCTCGTCCAGCGCCCGCGTTTCAAACACCGCGCCGGACAGCAAATGGGCGCCGACTTCCGCGCCTTTCTCAAGGATACAAACGGATATGTCCGGATTGATTTGTTTCAACCGGATCGCGCAGGACAGCCCCGCCGGTCCCGCCCCGACGATCACAACGTCGTATTCCATGGCTTCACGGTCGGTGCGAATTGTATCTGGCATGCTCTTGATCCTCGGTAATTCTTGAGTCTTTTTACTTTATCCGATAATCCTAAAGAATCTTGGAAGAATAAGGAATAGTCTTTAAGCACATGCGCGACGCTCTTTTATCAGCACTGGAATGGCAAATCGAAGCCGGAGCCGATGAGGCACTGGCGGCAGAGCCGCTTGATAAAACAGCGTTGAAGCCTGCGCCCGCCTCGGAAGTAAAAAGCGCGGCAACAAAAACCAAAGCCGTGACGCCCGGAACGTCGTTTCCGGCGGTTTCCCCTGCGGCGTTGGGGGCGTCCGAGGCGCGCACCGAAGCCATTCGTCTGGCGCAATCGGCGCAGACGCTCGATGAATTGCGTGAAGCTATTGCCGGTTTCGAAGGGTTGCCGCTCAAGAAAACGGCAACCAATATGGTGTTTTGCGATGGTAATCCGAAAGCTTCCGTTATGCTGGTCGGCGAAGCGCCGGGCGCCGATGAGGACCGTCTGGGCAAGCCATTCGTCGGGGTGTCCGGGCAGCTTCTCGACCGTATCCTGAAATGTATAGATCTTGACCGGACGGCTGATGATCCGGCCAAAGCCGTCTATATATCCAATATTCTGAACTGGCGGCCGCCGGGTAACCGGACGCCCGCGCCGGGCGAAGTAGACGTAGCCCTGCCGTTTATCGAACGCCACATTGAACTGGTCCAGCCGAAAATCCTGATTCTGTGCGGCGGTGTGTCGGCCAAGGCGCTGCTGGGCAGCGGTGAGAGCATTTCACGCCTGCGTCGCCGCTGGCATGATTACCGGCCTTTGACACCGGGAATCACGAGCGCCGGCGCCATTCCGGCGATTGCTACATATCATCCCGCGTACCTGCTGCGTACCCCTTCGCAAAAACAGGCTGTCTGGCAGGATATGCTGACCATTCAGCAGAAAATAAAAGCCCTGTAGAAACGCGCCGGACAGCGAATCTGTTGATAACGCGGGATAACCGCGCCGGATTTTGTAGACTTTATCCACAAGATCGTTTATCCCATACGCGTTATGCGAAACATGATGAAAACCGGAATCGGGCGAAAGCTGGCGCTGCTGGCTGTTTTTGTCCTTGTTCCTGTCCATAATGCCGGGGCGGGGATGACGGTTCCACCTATACCGACGGTCAAGCCGTTGATGATAAATGAGGCCGCCGCTCAAGGCGGTGTCATTATTGAGCGCGCTTTGCCGTTGCCGCCGCGTAAACCTGATTTCGGGATGCCGGCCGTCGCGCAACTCCTTAATTTCGGTAAAGCGCCTGTTCCCAAAAAACGGCCGATCCCGGCGAAGGGTGCGCCTTTGTCCCCTCAGGATTCCCAGCTGTATCAAAAAATATTTTCGGCGCAGACGCGCGGCCAGTGGGATACGGCGGGCGCTTTAATGAACCGGCTTTCCGATCAGCGTCTACGCGGCTATGTGCTGTTCCAGCGTTATATGCACCCCTCGGCTTACAGCGCCACATTCGATGAATTGTCGGGATGGATGGATATGTATGCTGATCATCCGGGGGCGGACCGTATTTACAAACTGGCGTTGGCCCGTATGCCCGCGGATTACAAAGGTGCGTTGCGCAAGCCGGTAGAGGCGCGCGGCGGCAGCTTTGGCGGGTATCTTGATATTATCAATGACCGGGACCGGCCCTATAAATCAAAGAAAAGCCGGACAGCGGCACAACGTGACCAGATTATTGCCCTGTCCCGTGAAATCCGCCGCGACCTGTCGCGCAGCGCCCCGACGAATGCCTACAAGCGTTTGCTGGAAGACCCGCGCGGTAAACTTTTGGATACGGTGGAATATGACCGTCTGCAATCCCTGATCGCGCGCAGCTATATGCTGGAAGGCAAACTGGATAAAGCCATGGATATCGCACGGGTCAGCGCCCTTCGTTCCGGGACGCAGGCGCCGCAATCGGGCTGGGTTGCCGGGCTGGTATCATGGCGGCAAGGTGAATATGCGAAAGCCGCTCGTTATTTTGAGATCATGGCAGACTCGTCCTATGCTTCTCCGTGGACGGCGGCGGCCGGCGCATATTGGGCGTCGCGGGCGCATTTGCGGGCGGGCAATGTCAAGGCTGTCAGCCCATGGCTGCAAAAGGCGGCGCAAAATCCCCGTACTTTCTATGGTCTGATCGCTACGCGGGCATTGGGATGGGATTTTGATTTTAACTGGGATATACCTGAGTTTTCCGATAGCTACCGAAAGAAACTGGGGGGCAATCCGGCGGCTCAGCGCGCCATGCTTCTGGTGGCGGCCGGTCAATATCACCTCGCCGAGAGCGAATTGCGTAATGTGAATATCGTCGGCGATCAGGAATTACGCGTGGCCCTTCTGGCTTATGCCGAAAATACCGGCCTTCCGGCTTTCTCGATGCGGCTGGCGGAAAGCTATGCGCCGCCATCGGGCGGGCTGTATGATGCCGCGCTTTATCCGTTGGCGCCATGGACGCCCAAGGGCGGGTTCAAGGTCGATAGGGCATTGATTCATGCCCTGATCCGTCAGGAATCGCGGTTTAACCCGGCGGCTGAAAATGGCGGCAGCGGCGCTGTCGGCCTGATGCAGCTAATGCCGGCCACGGCCACCCATGTCGCCCGGACCCACGATTTCCGCACCGCTGATGGCCGCCATACGTTAAAAGACCCACAGGTCAATCTGGATATCGGCCAGCGTTACGTCGAGGAACTCTTGTATCAGGATCATGTCGGGACGGAATTGTTTTCGCTGCTGGTGGCTTATAACGCCGGGCCGGGAAACTTGCGCAAATGGAAGCGCGAACTGGCCTTTATGCAAGACGATCCGCTGCTCTTTATCGAAAGCATCCCGGTTGGTGAAACGCGAGTGTTTGTTGAGCGTGTGATGTCGAACTACTGGATTTACCGCCTGCGCCTGAAACAGGATACGCCCTCACTCGACGCTGTGGCGGAAGGCCAGTGGGCCCGCTACGTCCAGATGGATAGTCAGCGCTTCGCTGCTGTTCAGTAACCCTTATTCATTTAAAAGCGCCAGCGCTTGGTCTTTCAACGCCGGATCACCCAGCGCGATAATGCACCCGTCTGATTTCAGGCTCAGCGGCTGGCCGGCCCAGTCACATATCAATCCGCCCGCCTGATGGATAACCGGGACAAGCGCCGCAAAATCGTGCGGGGCCAGTCCGCTCTCGATAATCATATCAATATTGCCCGACGCCAGCAGGGCATAGGAATAACAATCCCCGCCCCAGACGGTAAGCGCGCATCGTTCGCGAATCCCGGCCCACATAGGCAGGTAGGCAGGGCTGGTGGTTGAAAAACAGGCTTCCTTCAGCGATGAACACGGGCGTGTCTGAACGGTCTGGCCGTTAAATGTTGTCTGGTGGCCCTCCGCCCCGACCCAGCGTTCTTTTGAAATCGGCTGGTCGACCACGCCTAAAACGGGAACATCGTCTTTACAAAGGGCGATCAAAGTGCCGAAAGTCGGGCGCCCTACGATAAAGGATTTCGTCCCGTCGATCGGGTCGAGCACCCATACATAGCCGTTCTTACTTTCCTTTATGCTGAATTCTTCACCCAGAATACCATCGTCAGGCCGTTCGGATTCAATGATTTCCCGCATTCTCTTTTCTATCGCACGATCGGCAATCGTCACCGGCGTTTCATCACTTTTGCTTTCAACTGAAAAGGGCTGACGAAAATACTGCCGGGCAATGATCCCGGCCTCGTCAGCCAGTTTGTTCGCCAGTTCAATCAATTCTTGCATAAATCCCCGCAATCACTATGTTATTAGGACTTAGCTAACATAGAGGCCGTGCATGAAAACCGTCAATGACATCCGCAGTGAATTTTTGAAGTTTTTTGAAACAAAGGGCCATACCATCGTGCCGTCAAGCTCGCTGGTGCCCCAGAATGATCCGACACTGATGTTCTCCAACGCCGGGATGAACCAGTTCAAGGACGTTTTCACAGGCAAGGAAACGCGCCCCTACAGCCGCGCGACAACGGCCCAGAAATGCGTGCGGGCGGGCGGTAAGCACAACGACCTTGAAAATGTCGGCTATACGGCGCGGCACCATACATTCTTTGAAATGATGGGGAACTTCTCCTTTGGTGATTACTTCAAGGAAGACGCCATTGCATTCGCCTGGGAACTGGTCACGAAAAATTTTGGCCTGCCGCCTGAAAAGCTGCTGGTAACGGTCCATAGCTCGGACGAGGAAGCCGCCGGGATCTGGAAAAAAGTCACCGGCTTTAACGATAACAAGATCATCCGCATTCCGACCGATGATAATTTCTGGCGCATGGGCGATACCGGGCCGTGCGGTCCCTGTACCGAAATTTTCTACGATCACGGTGAACATATTTTCGGTGGGCCGCCGGGAAGTCCCGATGAAGATGGTGACCGGTTTGTTGAAATTTGGAATCTGGTATTTATGCAATTCAATCAGATATCCGCCGACGAACAGGAAAAACTGCCCAATCCATGTATTGATACGGGAATGGGGCTGGAGCGTGTTTCTGCGATTATGCAGGGAAAAAGTGATAACTATGATATCGACCTGCTGCGGAAAATTATTGAACATAGCGCCGACCTGACGGGCGTCTCGCCGGAAGGGGACCAAGCACCGTCTCACCGCGTGATTGCCGACCATTTGCGCGCCGCCACGTTCCTGATGGCCGATGGCGTGATGCCGTCGAACGAAGGGCGCGGCTACGTTCTGCGCCGGATCATGCGCCGCGGTATGCGTCATGCGCACTTGCTCGGCGCGGCAGAGCCCTTGATGTACAAACTAGTGCCGACGCTGACGTCCCTGATGGGCGAAGCCTACCCGGAAATTCGCCGGGCCGAGGCACTGGTGACCGAAACCCTGCGTATGGAAGAAACCCGTTTCAAGAAAACGCTGGATAACGGGCTGCGTCTTCTGGACGAGGAAACTGAGAGGCTTTCCGCTGGCAAGAAATTTCCCGGCGATGTGGCATTTAAACTCTATGATACATTCGGATTTCCACTTGATTTGACGCAGGACGCCTTGAAAGCCAAGGGGATCGAAGTCGATAACGAGGGCTTTGAAACCTGCATGGAAAAACAGCGCGAACTGGCCCGCAAAAACTGGTCCGGTTCCGGCGACGCTGCCACGGAAAAGCTTTGGTACGATCTGCTCGACGAGTGCGGCGCAACCGATTTCCTCGGCTATAAATCCGAAGTCGCCGAAGGCCAGATCAAAGCGCTGGTCCATGATGGAAAACGCATTGACGAGGCCAAAACAGGTGAAGATGTCCAGATCATCACCAACCAGACTCCTTTCTACGGCGAGTCCGGGGGACAGGTCGGGGATATTGGCACCTTTAAAACGGTGAACGGTGACACGGTTAGCATTACCGACACCCAGAAAAAAGTGGGCAAACTCTGGGTTCATATCGGTAAGGTTACAAAAGGCGCAATCAAAAACGGCGATGCCGTGCAGATGATTGTCGATCATGAACGCCGCAGCGA containing:
- the hisN gene encoding histidinol-phosphatase, yielding MQELIELANKLADEAGIIARQYFRQPFSVESKSDETPVTIADRAIEKRMREIIESERPDDGILGEEFSIKESKNGYVWVLDPIDGTKSFIVGRPTFGTLIALCKDDVPVLGVVDQPISKERWVGAEGHQTTFNGQTVQTRPCSSLKEACFSTTSPAYLPMWAGIRERCALTVWGGDCYSYALLASGNIDMIIESGLAPHDFAALVPVIHQAGGLICDWAGQPLSLKSDGCIIALGDPALKDQALALLNE
- a CDS encoding lytic transglycosylase domain-containing protein; amino-acid sequence: MMKTGIGRKLALLAVFVLVPVHNAGAGMTVPPIPTVKPLMINEAAAQGGVIIERALPLPPRKPDFGMPAVAQLLNFGKAPVPKKRPIPAKGAPLSPQDSQLYQKIFSAQTRGQWDTAGALMNRLSDQRLRGYVLFQRYMHPSAYSATFDELSGWMDMYADHPGADRIYKLALARMPADYKGALRKPVEARGGSFGGYLDIINDRDRPYKSKKSRTAAQRDQIIALSREIRRDLSRSAPTNAYKRLLEDPRGKLLDTVEYDRLQSLIARSYMLEGKLDKAMDIARVSALRSGTQAPQSGWVAGLVSWRQGEYAKAARYFEIMADSSYASPWTAAAGAYWASRAHLRAGNVKAVSPWLQKAAQNPRTFYGLIATRALGWDFDFNWDIPEFSDSYRKKLGGNPAAQRAMLLVAAGQYHLAESELRNVNIVGDQELRVALLAYAENTGLPAFSMRLAESYAPPSGGLYDAALYPLAPWTPKGGFKVDRALIHALIRQESRFNPAAENGGSGAVGLMQLMPATATHVARTHDFRTADGRHTLKDPQVNLDIGQRYVEELLYQDHVGTELFSLLVAYNAGPGNLRKWKRELAFMQDDPLLFIESIPVGETRVFVERVMSNYWIYRLRLKQDTPSLDAVAEGQWARYVQMDSQRFAAVQ
- the alaS gene encoding alanine--tRNA ligase; translation: MKTVNDIRSEFLKFFETKGHTIVPSSSLVPQNDPTLMFSNAGMNQFKDVFTGKETRPYSRATTAQKCVRAGGKHNDLENVGYTARHHTFFEMMGNFSFGDYFKEDAIAFAWELVTKNFGLPPEKLLVTVHSSDEEAAGIWKKVTGFNDNKIIRIPTDDNFWRMGDTGPCGPCTEIFYDHGEHIFGGPPGSPDEDGDRFVEIWNLVFMQFNQISADEQEKLPNPCIDTGMGLERVSAIMQGKSDNYDIDLLRKIIEHSADLTGVSPEGDQAPSHRVIADHLRAATFLMADGVMPSNEGRGYVLRRIMRRGMRHAHLLGAAEPLMYKLVPTLTSLMGEAYPEIRRAEALVTETLRMEETRFKKTLDNGLRLLDEETERLSAGKKFPGDVAFKLYDTFGFPLDLTQDALKAKGIEVDNEGFETCMEKQRELARKNWSGSGDAATEKLWYDLLDECGATDFLGYKSEVAEGQIKALVHDGKRIDEAKTGEDVQIITNQTPFYGESGGQVGDIGTFKTVNGDTVSITDTQKKVGKLWVHIGKVTKGAIKNGDAVQMIVDHERRSDIRANHSATHLLHAALRERLGAHVTQKGSQVDDQRLRFDISHNHPMTAEEAAAIEARVNDEIRANTDVETRLMAQEEAIEAGAMALFGEKYDEEVRVLTMGTTSQDSGKPFSVELCGGTHVRRTGDIGLLKIVSDSALAAGVRRIEALTGRGALAYLEEQDRRLHEAAEAIKASPAELVDRVKALAQEKKKLEQQVSELRRQVATGASGGGSANDDIRDIGGIKFVAKVLDGFPPKDLKPMADDLKARIGSGVVALIATNEGKASIVVGVTDDLTGKISAVDLVKAGAAALGGQGGGGRPDMAQAGGPDAGAASDAVSAVETALAG